From Mytilus galloprovincialis chromosome 9, xbMytGall1.hap1.1, whole genome shotgun sequence, the proteins below share one genomic window:
- the LOC143046731 gene encoding toll-like receptor 1, whose product MLTNLSLPAIGKQLKKIEGGALNIPSLQMLSLRDCNFHFDSLSVSEQSSLLSSCNNLEHLDLGGNFLQSIILPRIISSLKQLRYLNLENTRLGYLPANVFPELPVMDTLIMRKNRIYGWGRDVFAQVASLQYLDLRHNLIRVVNETSFPAALLANLKTINLAKNPFACTCEQIWFASWLRQTNITLLQYPKRYYCTTPDNYNGVLLKDYKPSFLSCNPIFLVVISISALACLLISTMLIFLKCNTNVKNFFYLLKVKQFRRQGYLPILNSDDYEYHAFVVYCDENRMWVHDDFVKKLENEEGFKFCIHHRDFEVGESISGNVDKLLKKSWKVVVIISNAFAKSEWCQWEVDIIQERRRRQGRNALLLVMLENITSKNMTSPLRTLLDSTPHLRYTKGIGENLFWSAVIADLRKAVGQPPISEL is encoded by the coding sequence ATGTTAACTAATCTCAGTCTTCCAGCAATAGGAAAACAGTTGAAAAAAATTGAAGGTGGAGCTTTGAATATACCATCATTACAGATGCTATCACTCAGAGATTGCAATTTCCATTTTGATAGTCTTTCAGTGTCGGAGCAAAGTAGTTTGTTATCAAGTTGCAATAATCTAGAACACCTTGATCTAGGCGGGAATTTTTTACAGTCAATAATTTTGCCTAGAATAATATCATCATTAAAACAATTAAGATATCTTAATTTGGAAAATACCAGGCTTGGTTATTTGCCTGCCAACGTATTTCCAGAACTACCTGTAATGGACACGCTTATCATGAGAAAGAATCGCATATATGGATGGGGCAGAGATGTGTTTGCTCAAGTAGCTTCTTTACAATATCTAGATTTACGCCATAATTTAATAAGGGTAGTAAACGAAACATCTTTTCCGGCTGCGTTACttgcaaatttaaaaacgataaaTTTAGCGAAAAATCCATTTGCGTGTACTTGTGAACAGATATGGTTTGCCAGTTGGTTAAGGCAAACAAATATAACGCTTTTACAGTACCCAAAGCGTTATTATTGTACTACACCAGACAATTATAATGGAGTTTTGTTAAAAGATTACAAACCTTCCTTTTTGTCGTGCAACCCAATATTTTTGGTTGTGATTTCAATTTCTGCATTAGCTTGCCTGTTAATATCGACAATGTTAATTTTTCTGAAATGTAATACAAATGTTAAGAACTTTTTTTACCTTCTCAAAGTTAAACAGTTTAGACGACAGGGTTATCTTCCTATTTTGAATAGTGATGATTATGAATATCACGCGTTTGTTGTTTATTGTGATGAAAACCGAATGTGGGTTCATGATGACTTCGTCAAAAAACTTGAAAATGAGGAGGGATTTAAGTTCTGTATTCATCACAGAGACTTTGAAGTTGGAGAATCTATCAGTGGAAACGTTGATAAATTACTCAAAAAGTCGTGGAAGGTTGTTGTTATAATATCTAATGCATTTGCTAAAAGCGAATGGTGCCAATGGGAAGTCGATATAATTCAGGAGAGAAGACGTCGACAAGGCAGAAATGCTCTTCTTTTAGTGATGCTTGAAAATATCACCTCGAAAAACATGACAAGTCCTCTGCGTACTTTACTAGACAGTACCCCGCACCTAAGGTACACAAAAGGAATAGGTGAAAACTTATTTTGGAGTGCAGTTATTGCAGATCTTCGTAAAGCCGTCGGACAACCTCCAATTTCTGAATTATAG